The following coding sequences are from one Triticum aestivum cultivar Chinese Spring chromosome 5A, IWGSC CS RefSeq v2.1, whole genome shotgun sequence window:
- the LOC123107555 gene encoding noroxomaritidine synthase 2-like: MAFAFLPELLISILVLLVVVLGLYYIKSSKNPLLPVDWPVVGILPSLAINLHRLHQYIAFDLLSRSGHSLKFAIASIQIFLTCDPVNIQHIFTLNHTNYPKGEEFADIFDVARGSLFTVDGEPCRRERTNYQGVLSSPRVVGLMNTCCRDKVEKGLLPFMAHMALTNAHVDMNDLIMRLVFDMYAMTIFGVDTAFLSLDMPPVHVADAMDTVMEVAFIRHIVPVFFWKVMRRLDIGPERKLAAAQALLRCFTMDMIMKRRGNDHGIVQEVPVDILSNYVNDPRYNDDLLQATLITYMISGRDTIGTTLSWVIYNLAKNPHVVSSIHDELAPIISRKPSIAGATMTMLDLDDVKALVYLQATLLETLRLYPPIPIERKSVVTTDVMPSGHEVCARDIVLVSIYSIGRMESVWGANCREYRPERWLSEDGRQLRHVPSHKFLAFNSGPRLCLGRDIAIMQMKIIVAAIVWNFDVKVLDGQTIETKLSCLLQMKNGLKVKLNKREM; encoded by the coding sequence ATGGCATTCGCGTTCTTGCCGGAACTGCTCATCTCCATACTTGTGCTACTTGTAGTCGTTCTAGGTTTGTACTACATAAAGTCTAGTAAGAATCCACTGTTGCCAGTGGACTGGCCAGTAGTGGGCATCCTCCCTTCCCTAGCCATCAACCTCCACAGACTGCATCAGTATATCGCCTTTGACCTCCTATCACGGTCCGGCCACAGcctaaagtttgccatagctagCATACAGATATTCCTAACCTGCGACCCGGTGAATATCCAACACATTTTCACCTTGAATCACACAAACTATCCCAAGGGTGAGGAGTTCGCCGATATCTTTGATGTGGCAAGGGGCTCACTCTTCACTGTCGACGGCGAGCCCTGTCGTCGTGAGCGCACAAATTACCAAGGTGTGTTGAGCAGCCCACGGGTGGTCGGGCTAATGAACACGTGTTGTCGTGATAAGGTGGAGAAGGGCCTTCTGCCCTTCATGGCCCACATGGCGTTAACAAATGCTCATGTCGACATGAATGATCTCATTATGAGGCTCGTGTTTGACATGTATGCCATGACCATCTTCGGTGTGGACACGGCTTTCTTGTCCCTTGACATGCCGCCGGTGCACGTCGCGGATGCGATGGACACGGTCATGGAGGTGGCCTTCATCCGACACATTGTGCCAGTATTTTTCTGGAAGGTGATGAGGCGCTTGGACATTGGTCCAGAGAGGAAGCTTGCCGCCGCGCAAGCGCTGCTTCGCTGCTTCACAATGGACATGATCATGAAGAGGAGGGGGAACGACCATGGTATTGTTCAAGAGGTACCCGTAGACATTCTGTCCAATTATGTCAATGACCCAAGATACAATGATGATTTACTCCAGGCAACTCTCATTACCTACATGATCTCCGGGAGGGACACGATCGGTACTACCTTGTCGTGGGTCATCTACAACCTCGCCAAGAACCCGCACGTCGTGTCGAGCATACATGATGAACTAGCACCCATCATATCCCGCAAACCATCCATTGCAGGAGCCACCATGACGATGTTGGATCTAGATGATGTCAAAGCCCTAGTTTATTTGCAAGCCACCCTATTGGAGACACTCAGGTTGTACCCGCCGATCCCTATCGAGCGCAAGTCTGTTGTCACCACCGATGTAATGCCAAGTGGCCATGAGGTGTGTGCCCGGGACATCGTCCTCGTCTCCATCTACTCCATCGGAAGGATGGAGTCTGTCTGGGGAGCTAACTGCCGGGAGTATAGGCCAGAGAGGTGGCTCTCAGAGGATGGACGCCAGCTGCGACACGTGCCCTCTCACAAGTTTTTGGCTTTTAACTCGGGCCCAAGATTATGCCTTGGCAGGGATATTGCAATCATGCAGATGAAGATCATCGTTGCTGCTATCGTGTGGAACTTTGATGTGAAAGTGTTAGATGGTCAAACCATCGAGACAAAGTTGTCTTGTCTTCTGCAAATGAAGAATGGCCTGAAGGTTAAGCTGAATAAGCGGGAAATGTAA